The region acttttcccAGTGCACATGTgatgaagaatcaaactgctttgtagaccctgaatgaaccagtttatgctccatagagtgggtcccccacatgggcGCATCCATGTTTAAAATCTCTTAAACATCCTGGTCACTGAGGGTCAGTGTAATCACTGTTGTATAATGTCAAGAGAAATCTTTACAGAGAATGACTGATTGCTCTTTTTtaacagtgaaaacatcctaCTCTGGAAAAGAAAGCCACTCCCAAACTAGGCCTTGGCCACTATGTTGAAGGCATTACGGTTTTCCAAACGTGCAGGGACATTTGTTAGCATATTTCAGAGGGAGATCCATTTCCTTCAGAACGTGGTCAAGTGTGTTGTGTACGCATGAGGCACATACAAAGTTCAGAAGGGAGAGGAGAAGTGAAGACAAGCAAAGAATTGGAATTGAAATGTGAATGTTGGTGTGTAAAGTTGGACGATGTCAAACTTGGGAGAAACGTATAAGTGCCCTTTGTAACAATAAAATGCTGCTCTACATTAAAGTGTAAGAAAATGAGACCTGCAAAAGTGtcaggtttgtgtttttttcaaaaaagaaatTGCATATAAATATGATGTTAGTTATGAAACTTCAAGAAGCCTGTGAAGAGGAACCAAGTCAAACTGCTGAAAAGTGGACCAGAAAGCATGTTTGAGAAATTTATATGTGAATAAAACTTTTAATCAGAAAACACTTTTTTGgtaagattttgtatttttgcccTTGGGTTccctctacagttgcagagtccTCAAATCAAGGGGGTGTTGGTTTCTTAACCTCCTCCAAAAGACATTAGAGTTTACACTCTTACACATtagagtttctgcagtgctgagcccagagtagcaatgactcAGATGACACAGAGGCTCAGttcagttcacttttacagctcagtggagcaacacaatgatttttaagctgtacgTTTAGGTAATGTTACCTAATGTCCCTTTAAGAGGAGCCTGTTAAAGTTTTATATGCATCTGGTAAAGTTGCCCCCTGGACGTCTCCTGCTGGAGATATATCAAATATAACAGTGAGGAGGCCCAGAGTTAGAGCCAGGACCTGCTGCGGTAGTCAGAGAGTCTGGGCTTCATTGCTTGCCCTTTTGCCAAGCATTATTATGTCGACCACAcactacaaaaaccttgaaaagtCTCTAAAAAGACCTAAGTACTAAAAGGGGATGAGGTattaattcatttgtttatttatttgaaagatTTATTAAAATGAAGGAGCATAATTTCTAACACAAATATCAGCCCATACACTGGTTGGgcactttatcaaaaacaccTTAAAACTTCTCACGAAAAAAGATAATGCATGACACTTTTATGAATACACTGTTTAAGACATTGTATTTTTTTGAAAGGATAAGAGTGATTATTTCTGAATGATATTTCTGATTTCTGAGTGTGTGCTGTGAGGCAAAACAGTCCctctaatttttttaattaattaatttatttatgtatttttattattattattattattattccactATTGTACGATCATCAGCATTTCATAAAATCATCTTCAGCACTATTATAAATGTCTGTACCATTAATATTACGTacaattaacatttaaataaataaataaataaataacgctGAATTTGtttagccccctccagggtatattcccgccttgcgcccaatgattccaggtaggctctggacccccgcgaccctaaattggataagcggttacagataatgaatgaatgaatgaattaatttgtttACAACTCAGGCATTGAGTTATGCAGGAATTTTGACAGAGCAGTGGACTTTCCCTTCCCTGTTCCACTCCAGTGCAGGAGGGGGCAGTAAGGATCCCTGTGGACGGTAGAGGGTCAGTGAAGAAGAGCGCCATGCTGTGTACTGTGGCGACATTGAGAAGAGTCTGAGTTTATAACtgaacatatttataaaatctGATTATTATTGTCATTCACATCTCCAGCGCCGAGCGTAGGAGCGAGGTAAAGGCGGTCAGGTGTTTATATCTGCACGGGGATGTGCTCAGGGCACTGTCCGGTGCGATTTATGTTTTGAAATCTTCACTGCAAGGactttgttatttatatatatataataagatTCTCATTAAGAGTAAATACAGGAGAAATGAACTAAAGGGATTTACAGAGAACatattttgaaattaattcaGGATTTAATTCTtgttcaattttaaaaatgagttCATACTCTTTTCCTATATCAGAATTACTCTTGTTATTATGTCTATCAGAAATGGTGTTTTAgagtttttgttattattagttgTATTAGTAGtatggtttttgttttttatttgcgTTTTCCACCTTAACCTTCTTATTTTTTGAGCTTGGACATATGAGATTAATTAGAAATTTagatattgttttaattatttaatgatttatttcaACAGGCCAGTGTATAtaatgtgttcagtgtgtgagtgtaaattAATGAGGCATCTGCATCATTAGGGAAGTGGtatataaaaacattatatatatatatatacattttctgaTAATTGtcaatcattttttttctgacattttcattttaagaaTGTTTGTtcctaaaaatgtaatattttttaattaaaaaggcAGTTTTATACTACATTATAATATATTcttttgttatgtttttattttgtaagaGTTTAGctgattaatttattaatacataATCAATGGGGAGTTCCTTGCTGTGATCATTGTTAATTTATAGTAATCCAAAGTAACCCACAGTAATGCTACAGATGCTGTTTTGATGTCATTAAAAgtattgttatattattattatattcttcAACATGCCCTTTTTGTTAATCTGGTTTTATCATATGGTGACTGTTCTGAAATTATATTAACACCTTTCTCTCTTATTCAGTGAGCAGCTGGAAAGGACCATGTCCAGTCCTTTTGGCTCAGTGAAAGCTGAGGGGATCGTAGTGTCTGACCTCAAACAAACCCCTCCACAAGGCTGCCCCATGCACCAGGACACCACAATGAGTGAGACTTCCCTGTTTGTTTAGAATGAATTAATGCTCAGTAATGATCAgctctttgaatatttcacatcCACCAAACTTTCTGACCCTAGCTTCACCAgcagttaatattttattaatatattcaattatgatatacacaacacaaagcctggtaatggaatatattaataaaatatattgctTATTAAAACATCTCATTTTCCCTATGGTGTGCCATGTTTTGCTGTTCAGCTGTTCCAGCTGCACCTCCCACTGAGTGCCCCATGCACGAGTCATTTGCTAAAGATCATCCTCAGACAGTTCCAGATGTTCCAGCACATCAGGACAGGGCCTATGAGTTTGTGGAGTGTCCAATGAAAGCGGCCAGCGGAGCCAACTACACAGCATCTGACATCAATCCTGCTAATATGGTACGAAGTACAAGAACTATTGGACCACTGCCTAACTGTAGTGTGAGCTTaaacatttgtatttttgaAAACGCAGAATCATGGACatgttttaacatgttttaGTTCGGGATGTTAATGAATTATCAATGACTTGCTTTAGTAAAACTCCACAAGGATCAAGCCCTTcagcagcgttctccctctgtctaagCAGCCATGTTCCAGACAGCCTAAACAATATGGTTCAAGGAGCTAACTGGTTTATTGCCAATGGGAATTCATGGGTGCCCATAGTTTATTGATACTTGAGGGGAATAAAGGTGTGCCCATCAGGATCGATCCCACAGAAGAGCAACTGTGGcccacactgctgaaagagttaaaccTGGCTCTGATAGAAGGGTGTGTGAAGCTGTGTGCCCATGCTAACCCATGCGCTCCCTTCACATCAGTGAGCCTTAATCTGTCGCCGATTCACTGGTTGCCCTCTCCCGGTCAGTAGTCAGTAGGTTTATCATTGTCCTGTTCTTGTCCATTTCAGATGCCTCCCCCCAACCAGCAGCCTTCTTCCGGTCAGccattccctctctctgtgaggagaGAAGAGTCCAGCATTCCTCGCTCCGGCTCTGAACAGAAATGGGTTTATCCATCCGAACAGATGTTCTGGAACGCTATGCTGAGGaaagggtgagtgagtgagtgagaattttctgtaactgtttcatcATGGgggtggggcggcacggtggcacagcaggtagtgtcgtagtcacacagctccagagacctggatgttgtgggttcgattcccgctccgggtgactgtctgtgaggagttggtgtgttctccacgtgtccgcgtgggtttcctccgggtgctccagtttcctcccacagtccaaaaacacacgttggtaggtggattggcgactcaaaagtgatggagtgaatgtgtgagtgtgtgtgtgttgccctgtgaaggactggtgccccctccagggtgtgttcctgccttgcacccaatgattccaggtaggctctggacccaccgcgaccctgaactggataagcgcttacagataatgatcagg is a window of Hoplias malabaricus isolate fHopMal1 chromosome 1, fHopMal1.hap1, whole genome shotgun sequence DNA encoding:
- the hccsa.1 gene encoding holocytochrome c synthase a codes for the protein MSSPFGSVKAEGIVVSDLKQTPPQGCPMHQDTTMTVPAAPPTECPMHESFAKDHPQTVPDVPAHQDRAYEFVECPMKAASGANYTASDINPANMMPPPNQQPSSGQPFPLSVRREESSIPRSGSEQKWVYPSEQMFWNAMLRKGWRWREQDISQKDMTSIIQIHNQNNEQAWREILRWEALHSKECPCGPSLIRFGGKAKDFTPRARIRHWMGHELPFDRHDWIVDRCGKEVRYVIDYYDGGQESSHTVLDVRPAFDSLGAVWDRMKVAWWRWNSP